GTGGAGTTAGTTCTTCAACTTCAACACCAGTATCTGCTTGTAATTCATAATCTAAAGTAACAACAGATTTGAGTTCTTTGAGAATAAATCCGCCTGATCTATCTCCATCAAGGAATGCAACTACCGTGTCTTTATTATTACATAGCTCTTTTATGGACTCATCAATTTTTGCACCTTCAATTGCCAAAACATTATCATATCCTGCTCTTAGAAGATTGATTACATCTGCCCTCCCTTCTACTAGAATTACCCAATTAGAATCAAAGACGCCAGAACTACATGTTAATTTTGATGGTCCATAAGTTGCTAGTTTTCCAGCATCGCCCTGATGAACATCATTTAGCATTGTTTCTCCTTCGCTAACAGTTTTAGTAGCCCATTTTTGCTTGATTTCTTTTGCACGTCTTACAATATCATCTTTCTTTGCAGCTCGTACATCATCAATGGCTTCTAATCTAAATTTACAATCAAACGGTCCTACTTTGTCAATGCTTTCTATTCCTGCAGCAATTAATGCACATGTATCAATATCAGTGCTCATTGGGATCAAGGCATCACCTGCAGTAGTGTTTGCAGTAGATTTTGTATTAACTTCAATACGTCCTACTTTAGAAACTCGTTGCAGTTCATTCAGATTCATCTCTGGGCCTAACAGTCCTTCTGTTTGGCCAAAGATGGCTCCGATTATATCTGCTCTTTCAACGAGCCCATCAACTTCATAGGAAAGTTTAACATGATATTTGACAATTCCTGATTGAGGCATAAATTATTCATCTCCTTTATTATCATAATTTTGGTTTCTACCTTCGATATATGAGGGTATCGCAAAAAAATTGTAGCAAGATATGAAATTTTTCAAGAAATAGATTGGCATAGTAAACCGCTAAGAAAATCTAAAAATGAAAAATAATGATAGTTGTTTATTCAGTACTAAATGAGTGACCACATGAACAGGATTTTGTAACGTTTGGATTATTGATTTTAAATCCAGAACCCATTAGACTTTCAATATAGTCTACGTTTGCACCTTGTAGATGGTCAACACTGTAACTGTCAACTAGGAGTTTTACTCCATTTTCTTCCATGATGATGTCATCTTCTTCTGGTGTCTTTTCAAAGCCCATTCCATAAGATAGACCAGAACAGCCGCCACCTTGAACATATACTCGAAGATATTCAGGTGATTCTGCTTCTTCTTTCATGAATTCTTTGATCTTTTCAGCTGCTTTTGCACTAACTGTGATCATCTTTTGTGTTTGCTCAGTTGCCATTATAAATAAAAAAGCCGCCTCAAATTATAATAAGCTTTTCCCACCCAACACACTAGTAATTCAGGAATTAATCAGGTTTTTTCCATATTTCTCTAAGGATCTGTATGATAATCATGTTCATCAAAATCAGAACCTAAAGAGACAGACAAAATTACCGTTGTCTCAGTTGTTTGAAATCGCAATTCTTTCTCAGGCAAGAAATTTCTAAAAACATGAGTTAGTAGTTGTTCTGTAAATACGGACCATTTTATTCCCAACTCATGTTGAATTAAAAATATGTGCATGTCACCCTCAACTCTATGATCAGAATTCATTCCAGATGCTCGCATGTAATCTTCAAGTGTTTCGATACATCTTTTCAAATCATATCCTCCTTTGATAAATAGGACAGTATCTTTAATCACAGGAAACATCAAAGTAATTATTTCATCAATATCTTTTTCATCTAACTCTGTTCCTAAAGATTCCAAGATACCTTTTGGAACTGGAATCATTCCAATTTTACTGGAAAATCTATCCCATTGAATATACTTTTCAAGAATTTGTCTGACCAATACATTTTGAGATATTCCTTTCTGGGTTGACTCGGTTTCTAATTCAGTTACAAGTTTTTCTGGAAGTCTATATGTAATACTTCTTGTAGATTCCTTTTTTGCTGTGTGAATTTGTCGTTTTGATGTTAAGTTTTTTTCCAAAATTTTTGCCTCAACAAAAATTCTAGAAAATTAATCCGCACGGGATGTGTTTGGAATTAGTTCAACTACTGTAATTTCCAAATCACACTTTAGAGAAATGGATTTTACCTTACTTTTGTATAGAAAATACTTTTTCCCATCCTGATTTATTGAACCTGAAATTGCTAGTAATTTTGCATCATATAGAGTTTGTAACCTTCTATACACAGTACTGATTGGAATCTGTTTTTCATTAGAAATTTCCATGGCAGATTTTGGTTTTTCTAAAGTATTATGTAGAATT
This genomic window from Nitrosopumilus ureiphilus contains:
- the dnaG gene encoding DNA primase DnaG, giving the protein MPQSGIVKYHVKLSYEVDGLVERADIIGAIFGQTEGLLGPEMNLNELQRVSKVGRIEVNTKSTANTTAGDALIPMSTDIDTCALIAAGIESIDKVGPFDCKFRLEAIDDVRAAKKDDIVRRAKEIKQKWATKTVSEGETMLNDVHQGDAGKLATYGPSKLTCSSGVFDSNWVILVEGRADVINLLRAGYDNVLAIEGAKIDESIKELCNNKDTVVAFLDGDRSGGFILKELKSVVTLDYELQADTGVEVEELTPQRIDEILRPIADEIKSGKPTPALKSEDDKPLADVASKVFPNLNETLEAVALDGDQNEVFKVPISEVVNKLSSQSGIKYLLLDGIITQRLLEGAKNAGVECVVGHRVAKLSTSDGMTLKTFSDLGVS
- the erpA gene encoding iron-sulfur cluster insertion protein ErpA: MATEQTQKMITVSAKAAEKIKEFMKEEAESPEYLRVYVQGGGCSGLSYGMGFEKTPEEDDIIMEENGVKLLVDSYSVDHLQGANVDYIESLMGSGFKINNPNVTKSCSCGHSFSTE
- a CDS encoding helix-turn-helix transcriptional regulator; amino-acid sequence: MQELIQSQKIVDDERKQVILEILADKYCKQILHNTLEKPKSAMEISNEKQIPISTVYRRLQTLYDAKLLAISGSINQDGKKYFLYKSKVKSISLKCDLEITVVELIPNTSRAD